One segment of Streptomyces roseifaciens DNA contains the following:
- a CDS encoding quaternary amine ABC transporter ATP-binding protein, whose protein sequence is MNGTGAGTGAPTDRTPGSTPQTAGDAPAVFSVRNLWKVFGPKADRVPGSDLAALSAEELREQAGCTVAVRDVSFDVRQGEVFVVMGLSGSGKSTLVRCLTRLIEPTSGTIAIDGEDVCGMDKGALRELRRHRAAMVFQHFGLLPHRSVLDNVAYGLEIQGIAKAERRAKAAEMVEKVGLAGMEARRPGQLSGGQQQRVGLARALAADPEVLLFDEPFSALDPLIRRDMQEEVVRLHRDEGRTMVFITHDLSEALRLGDRIALMRDGRVVQCGTPEEIVGSPADDYVRDFVRDVPREQVLTVRRAMRPAAAGESESGESLAPTTTVAEAIETVARTGNPARVVDGGRCVGVVDHRSLLGVVAGLDAGERTAA, encoded by the coding sequence GCACCGGCCGTCTTCTCCGTCCGCAACCTGTGGAAGGTCTTCGGGCCGAAGGCCGACCGCGTCCCCGGCAGCGACCTCGCCGCCCTCTCCGCCGAGGAACTGCGCGAGCAGGCCGGCTGCACCGTGGCCGTCCGCGACGTCTCCTTCGACGTCCGCCAGGGCGAGGTCTTCGTCGTCATGGGCCTCTCCGGCTCCGGCAAGTCCACGCTCGTCCGCTGCCTGACCCGGCTCATCGAGCCGACCTCCGGCACCATCGCCATCGACGGCGAGGACGTGTGCGGCATGGACAAGGGCGCCCTGCGCGAGCTGCGCCGCCACCGCGCGGCCATGGTCTTCCAGCACTTCGGCCTGCTCCCGCACCGCTCCGTCCTCGACAACGTCGCCTACGGGCTGGAGATCCAGGGCATCGCCAAGGCCGAACGCCGCGCCAAGGCCGCCGAGATGGTGGAGAAGGTCGGCCTCGCGGGCATGGAGGCCCGCCGCCCCGGCCAGCTCTCCGGCGGCCAGCAGCAGCGCGTGGGCCTCGCCCGCGCCCTCGCCGCCGACCCCGAAGTCCTCCTGTTCGACGAGCCGTTCAGCGCCCTCGACCCGCTCATCCGCCGCGACATGCAGGAAGAGGTCGTCCGCCTGCACCGCGACGAGGGCCGCACCATGGTCTTCATCACCCACGACCTGTCCGAGGCGCTGCGCCTCGGCGACCGGATCGCCCTGATGCGCGACGGCCGCGTCGTGCAGTGCGGCACGCCGGAGGAGATCGTGGGCTCCCCCGCGGACGACTACGTCCGCGACTTCGTGCGGGACGTCCCGCGCGAACAGGTCCTGACCGTCCGGCGCGCCATGCGGCCCGCCGCCGCGGGCGAGTCGGAGTCGGGCGAGTCCCTCGCCCCCACGACGACCGTCGCGGAAGCGATCGAGACGGTCGCGCGCACGGGCAACCCGGCCCGCGTCGTCGACGGCGGCCGCTGCGTCGGCGTCGTCGACCACCGGAGCCTGCTCGGCGTGGTCGCGGGCCTGGACGCCGGCGAAAGGACGGCCGCGTGA
- a CDS encoding ABC transporter permease: MKTAPPGRDATGPNPGALALRTLWARPAARKLLVLAAAAAVLVPVAAAVHGSGTWPSALTVDLTGPLTGASDWIIDNRDGHWAFLYFFGHISGAIIGAVHAVYTVLLALGWAGVTAAAALIAWRVAGARVAVTALASFAACGLLGMWVPTMRTLALMIVAVAVSVVVGALMGLAAGLSDRTFRALRPVLDTMQALPAFAYLLPVVLVFGIGVAPAVLATVVYAAPPMARLTALGLRSTDQGVLEAVESLGATGRQRLLTARLPLARRELLLGVNQTIMMALSMAVIASVIGADGLGDRVYQALSTVDVGSALAAGIPIVLLAIVLDRTTAGAAAPRPTRRSRFPRLWAGVPQGGTGGHNPTTGRTRTAATWALGIALTVALGRLGGTAWPDGWTVAIAGPVNEAKDWMVDHLYTGLPGIGGTADLAAHYTAWVLDPLRDGLLALPWWGALLIVAALAWLIGTWRTALTAVLSLAAIGVLGRWELSMDTLSQVVAAVAVTLVLGFTIAVPAARSPRVERLLRPVLDVFQTMPQFVYLIPVVALFGIGRAPAAAAAVVYALPAVVRIASEGLRRVNPGAMESARSLGATGGQQLRQVQFPLARPQLLLAVNQAVVLVLSVVIIGGLVGGGALGYEVVFGLAQGDLATGLTAGVAIACLGLMLDRVTQPTKGARDGA, translated from the coding sequence ATGAAGACGGCGCCGCCCGGCCGCGACGCCACCGGGCCGAACCCCGGGGCGCTCGCGCTGCGCACCCTGTGGGCCCGCCCCGCGGCCCGCAAGCTGCTCGTCCTCGCCGCCGCCGCGGCCGTCCTCGTGCCCGTGGCGGCAGCGGTCCACGGCAGCGGCACCTGGCCGTCCGCGCTCACCGTCGACCTGACCGGGCCCCTGACCGGGGCCAGTGACTGGATCATCGACAACCGCGACGGCCACTGGGCCTTCCTCTACTTCTTCGGGCACATCAGCGGCGCGATCATCGGCGCCGTGCACGCCGTCTACACCGTCCTCCTGGCCCTCGGCTGGGCCGGAGTGACGGCAGCGGCGGCGCTGATCGCCTGGCGCGTCGCGGGCGCACGGGTCGCCGTGACCGCCCTCGCCTCGTTCGCCGCCTGCGGCCTGCTCGGCATGTGGGTGCCCACGATGCGCACGCTCGCGCTGATGATCGTCGCGGTGGCGGTGTCCGTCGTCGTGGGCGCGCTGATGGGCCTCGCAGCGGGCCTGTCGGACCGTACGTTCCGCGCGCTGCGGCCCGTCCTCGACACCATGCAGGCGCTGCCCGCCTTCGCGTACCTGCTGCCCGTCGTCCTCGTCTTCGGCATCGGCGTGGCGCCCGCCGTCCTGGCGACCGTCGTCTACGCGGCGCCGCCCATGGCCCGCCTCACCGCGCTCGGCCTGCGCTCCACCGACCAGGGCGTCCTGGAGGCGGTGGAGTCGCTCGGCGCGACCGGACGGCAGCGGCTGCTGACCGCACGCCTGCCGCTCGCCCGCCGCGAGCTGCTCCTGGGCGTCAACCAGACCATCATGATGGCCCTGTCCATGGCCGTCATCGCCTCCGTGATCGGCGCGGACGGCCTGGGAGACCGCGTCTACCAGGCCCTGTCGACGGTGGACGTCGGCAGCGCCCTGGCCGCGGGCATCCCGATCGTCCTCCTGGCGATCGTCCTGGACCGCACGACGGCGGGCGCGGCCGCCCCCCGGCCCACCCGCCGCTCCCGCTTCCCCAGGTTGTGGGCAGGCGTTCCGCAGGGCGGAACGGGTGGGCACAACCCGACGACGGGCCGCACCCGAACGGCAGCCACGTGGGCGCTGGGCATAGCGCTGACCGTGGCCCTAGGCCGACTCGGCGGCACGGCGTGGCCCGACGGCTGGACCGTCGCCATCGCCGGCCCCGTCAACGAGGCCAAGGACTGGATGGTCGACCACCTCTACACCGGCCTCCCCGGCATCGGCGGCACCGCCGACCTCGCCGCCCACTACACCGCCTGGGTCCTCGACCCCCTGCGCGACGGCCTCCTGGCCCTCCCCTGGTGGGGCGCCCTGCTCATCGTGGCGGCCCTCGCCTGGCTCATCGGCACGTGGCGGACCGCGCTGACGGCAGTCCTGTCGCTGGCCGCGATCGGCGTGCTGGGCCGCTGGGAGCTGTCGATGGACACGCTCTCGCAGGTGGTCGCCGCCGTGGCCGTCACGCTCGTCCTCGGCTTCACGATCGCCGTGCCCGCCGCGCGCAGCCCGCGCGTGGAGCGGCTGCTGCGGCCGGTCCTGGACGTCTTCCAGACGATGCCGCAGTTCGTGTACCTGATCCCCGTCGTGGCGCTGTTCGGCATCGGCCGGGCCCCGGCCGCCGCGGCCGCGGTCGTCTACGCGCTGCCCGCCGTCGTCCGCATCGCGAGCGAGGGCCTGCGCCGGGTGAACCCCGGTGCGATGGAGTCGGCCCGCTCGCTGGGCGCGACCGGCGGTCAGCAGCTGCGCCAGGTGCAGTTCCCGCTGGCCCGCCCGCAGCTGCTGCTCGCGGTCAACCAGGCCGTGGTGCTGGTGCTGTCGGTCGTCATCATCGGCGGTCTCGTCGGCGGCGGCGCGCTCGGCTACGAGGTCGTCTTCGGCCTGGCCCAGGGCGACCTGGCCACGGGCCTCACCGCGGGTGTGGCCATCGCGTGCCTGGGGCTGATGCTCGACCGGGTCACGCAGCCGACGAAGGGAGCGCGTGATGGCGCATAA
- a CDS encoding ABC transporter substrate-binding protein, with translation MAHKTQRTRGTRRTVVAAAALALLATATATGCGAADMTKQASPYAAAAGTKTVTLSVQSWVGARANTAVAKYLLEHELGYRVDTVQVDEVPAWDALSQGRVDAIMEDWGHPEQEKRYVEDKKTIASGGDLGVTGHIGWWVPKYFADAHPDVLDWRNLNKYASQLRSPESGGKGQLLDGSPSYVTNDKALVKNLGLDYKVVFAGSEAAQITQLQQSAKEKKPFLTYWYEPQWLFNEVPMVEVKLPAYTQECADKGAKDPATVNCAYPTTPLKKFLNADFTRKGGKAARFLKNFQWSKDDQNAVSQMIAEDKLSADEAAKRWVEKNPDVWKKWLP, from the coding sequence ATGGCGCATAAGACGCAGAGAACGCGTGGCACGCGCAGGACGGTGGTGGCCGCAGCCGCCCTGGCCCTCCTGGCCACCGCCACGGCCACCGGCTGCGGCGCGGCCGACATGACCAAGCAGGCGTCCCCGTACGCCGCTGCGGCGGGGACGAAGACCGTCACCCTGTCCGTGCAGTCCTGGGTGGGCGCGCGGGCCAACACGGCCGTCGCCAAGTACCTGCTGGAGCACGAGCTGGGCTACCGCGTCGACACCGTGCAGGTGGACGAGGTGCCCGCCTGGGACGCCCTCAGCCAGGGCCGCGTCGACGCGATCATGGAGGACTGGGGCCACCCGGAGCAGGAGAAGCGGTACGTCGAGGACAAGAAGACGATCGCCTCCGGCGGCGACCTCGGCGTCACCGGCCACATCGGCTGGTGGGTGCCGAAGTACTTCGCCGACGCGCACCCCGACGTCCTCGACTGGCGGAACCTCAACAAGTACGCGTCGCAGCTGCGCTCGCCCGAGAGCGGCGGCAAGGGCCAGCTCCTGGACGGCTCGCCGTCGTACGTCACCAACGACAAGGCGCTCGTGAAGAACCTCGGCCTGGACTACAAGGTCGTCTTCGCGGGCTCCGAGGCGGCGCAGATCACCCAGCTCCAGCAGTCCGCCAAGGAGAAGAAGCCCTTCCTCACCTACTGGTACGAGCCCCAGTGGCTCTTCAACGAGGTGCCGATGGTGGAGGTGAAGCTGCCCGCGTACACCCAGGAGTGCGCGGACAAGGGCGCGAAGGATCCGGCGACGGTGAACTGCGCCTACCCCACCACGCCGCTGAAGAAGTTCCTCAATGCGGACTTCACCCGCAAGGGTGGCAAGGCGGCCCGCTTCCTGAAGAACTTCCAGTGGTCGAAGGACGACCAGAACGCCGTCTCGCAGATGATCGCCGAGGACAAGCTCAGCGCGGACGAGGCCGCGAAGCGGTGGGTGGAGAAGAACCCGGACGTCTGGAAGAAGTGGCTGCCGTGA
- a CDS encoding carboxymuconolactone decarboxylase family protein, with protein sequence MTNATAQTTTHHHAPRMLLHEVAPEVQKAMLSLERAARKGLETSLIELVKIRASQLNRCAFCLDMHTKDARRLGETEERIHLLSAWQEAAGFYTEKEQAALALTEAVTLLPSGVSDEVYERAAKHFPQEELAHLIALITTINAWNRIGVTTGLAPGAYSA encoded by the coding sequence ATGACGAACGCGACCGCACAGACCACCACCCACCACCACGCCCCCCGCATGCTGCTCCACGAGGTCGCCCCCGAGGTCCAGAAGGCGATGCTGAGCCTGGAGCGGGCCGCCCGGAAGGGCCTGGAGACCTCCCTCATCGAGCTGGTCAAGATCCGTGCCTCGCAGCTCAACCGCTGCGCCTTCTGCCTGGACATGCACACCAAGGACGCCCGCCGCCTGGGCGAGACCGAGGAGCGCATCCACCTCCTCAGCGCGTGGCAGGAGGCGGCCGGCTTCTACACCGAGAAGGAGCAGGCGGCACTCGCCCTGACCGAGGCGGTCACCCTGCTGCCCTCCGGCGTGTCCGACGAGGTCTACGAGCGGGCGGCGAAGCACTTCCCCCAGGAGGAGCTCGCCCACCTGATCGCGCTGATCACCACCATCAACGCGTGGAACCGGATCGGCGTGACCACGGGCCTGGCGCCGGGCGCGTACTCCGCCTGA
- a CDS encoding PLP-dependent aminotransferase family protein codes for MEKTWATSGGAPEGVPGAAEAFPGDGAGAGVDFHLDLSGPGGVRASLIRALRDAVRSGRLAPGSRLPSSRTLAADLGLARNTVADAYGELVAEGWLTARQGSGTRVARRAAARAPERRTPPVRTPPRPVYNLRPGTADVSAFPRAAWLAAARRAVAAAPNDAFGHVDERGRTELRTALAGYLARARGVHADPERIVVCSGFTQGLGLVSRVLRERGTREMGVEEYGLWFHREALERAGLRCLPMPLDGQGADVGVLEGGKAAARSVLITPAHQFPTGVPLHPDRRAAVVDWAARTGGTILEDDYDGEFRYDRQPVGCLQGLSPERIVYFGTASKALAPGLRLAWMVLPEHLAGEVLAHKRAGEWSSGALEQLTLAEFITSGAYDRHVRAMRLRYRRRRDRLVEVLAERAPHIKVTGIAAGLHAVLELPPGTEHPTLQAAAWEGLALEGLSRLRCTPAPDAAPSGLIVGYGTPPDHAFPGALEALLRVLPPAE; via the coding sequence ATGGAGAAAACATGGGCCACTTCGGGGGGCGCGCCGGAGGGTGTCCCGGGGGCTGCGGAGGCGTTCCCGGGGGACGGCGCCGGCGCGGGCGTGGATTTCCACCTGGACCTGAGCGGGCCGGGCGGGGTGCGCGCCTCCCTCATCCGGGCCCTGCGCGACGCCGTCCGCAGCGGCCGGCTCGCGCCCGGCAGCCGGCTGCCCTCCTCCCGTACGCTCGCGGCCGACCTCGGCCTGGCCCGGAACACGGTGGCCGACGCGTACGGGGAGCTGGTCGCCGAAGGATGGTTGACGGCCCGTCAGGGGTCGGGCACGCGGGTGGCCCGGCGGGCTGCCGCGCGGGCGCCCGAGCGCCGGACGCCGCCCGTGCGGACGCCGCCGCGGCCCGTCTACAACCTGCGCCCCGGCACCGCCGACGTCTCCGCCTTCCCGCGCGCCGCATGGCTCGCCGCGGCCCGCCGGGCCGTGGCGGCGGCCCCCAACGACGCGTTCGGACACGTCGACGAGCGGGGCCGGACCGAGCTGCGGACCGCCCTCGCGGGCTACCTGGCGCGGGCCCGCGGCGTGCACGCGGATCCGGAGCGGATCGTGGTGTGCTCGGGGTTCACGCAGGGGCTGGGGCTGGTGAGCCGGGTGCTGCGGGAGCGCGGGACGCGGGAGATGGGGGTGGAGGAGTACGGGCTGTGGTTCCACCGGGAGGCGCTGGAGCGGGCCGGGCTGCGGTGCCTGCCGATGCCGCTGGACGGGCAGGGCGCCGACGTCGGCGTGCTGGAGGGCGGCAAGGCGGCCGCCCGGTCGGTGCTCATCACCCCCGCGCACCAGTTCCCCACCGGCGTGCCCCTGCACCCCGACCGGCGCGCCGCGGTCGTCGACTGGGCGGCCCGTACCGGCGGGACGATCCTGGAGGACGACTACGACGGCGAGTTCCGCTACGACCGGCAGCCGGTGGGCTGCCTGCAGGGCCTCAGCCCGGAGCGCATCGTCTACTTCGGCACCGCGAGCAAGGCGCTCGCGCCGGGGCTGCGGCTCGCGTGGATGGTCCTGCCGGAGCACCTCGCCGGCGAGGTGCTGGCCCACAAGCGGGCGGGGGAGTGGAGCTCGGGCGCCCTGGAGCAGCTGACGCTCGCGGAGTTCATCACATCCGGGGCGTACGACCGTCACGTCCGCGCGATGCGGCTGCGGTACCGGCGGCGGCGCGACCGGCTCGTGGAGGTCCTCGCCGAGCGCGCCCCGCACATCAAGGTCACCGGCATCGCGGCGGGCCTGCACGCCGTCCTCGAACTGCCGCCGGGCACGGAGCACCCCACCCTGCAGGCCGCGGCGTGGGAGGGCCTGGCCCTGGAGGGCCTCTCCCGCCTGCGCTGCACCCCGGCCCCGGACGCCGCCCCCAGCGGCCTCATCGTCGGCTACGGCACCCCGCCGGACCACGCGTTCCCGGGCGCGCTGGAAGCGCTGCTGAGGGTCCTGCCGCCGGCGGAGTGA
- a CDS encoding glutathionylspermidine synthase family protein, protein MRRHRTEPRPGWQATVEEQGVIYPLTRLPDGSLRPYWDESAYYSFTLAEVEELEETVAELQEMCTAAAAHIVEHDRFADLGLTDPALTALIAESWRRRDELPSVYGRFDLRHDGGGPAKLLEYNADTPTSLVEAASAQWFWMEDRFPGLDQWNSLHERLVDAWKRQAPLLPPGTPLYFAHSAGDELGEDLMTVAYLRETAEQAGLDTRAISMENIGWDPLSGRFVDERYAFIRACFKLYPWEWLTTDRFGPNALDTLDNGGGTGSTLWIEPAWKMLLSNKALLAILWELHPGHPNLLPAYLDGPRELARSGGWVAKPLLGREGAGITVHEAGTDPVLRDEPCCYQQLCPLPDFDGNRTVLGAWVVDGEPAGLGIRESAGLITDEYARFLPHVIDG, encoded by the coding sequence ATGCGCCGCCACCGCACCGAGCCCCGCCCCGGCTGGCAGGCCACCGTCGAGGAGCAGGGCGTGATCTACCCCCTGACCCGCCTCCCCGACGGCTCCCTGCGCCCGTACTGGGACGAGAGCGCGTACTACTCCTTCACGCTCGCCGAGGTCGAGGAGCTGGAGGAGACGGTCGCGGAGCTGCAGGAGATGTGCACGGCCGCGGCCGCGCACATCGTCGAGCACGACCGCTTCGCCGACCTCGGCCTCACCGACCCGGCGCTGACCGCCCTGATCGCCGAGTCCTGGCGCCGCCGTGACGAACTCCCCTCCGTCTACGGCCGCTTCGACCTGCGCCACGACGGCGGCGGCCCGGCCAAGCTGCTGGAGTACAACGCCGACACGCCCACCTCCCTGGTGGAGGCGGCGAGCGCCCAGTGGTTCTGGATGGAGGACCGCTTCCCCGGCCTCGACCAGTGGAACTCCCTGCACGAGCGCCTCGTCGACGCCTGGAAGCGGCAGGCGCCGCTGCTGCCGCCCGGCACGCCCCTGTACTTCGCGCACTCGGCCGGCGACGAGCTCGGCGAGGACCTGATGACGGTCGCCTACCTGCGCGAGACCGCCGAGCAGGCCGGCCTGGACACCCGGGCGATCTCCATGGAGAACATCGGCTGGGACCCCCTCTCCGGCCGCTTCGTCGACGAGCGGTACGCCTTCATCCGCGCCTGCTTCAAGCTCTACCCGTGGGAGTGGCTGACGACCGACCGCTTCGGCCCCAACGCCCTGGACACCCTCGACAACGGCGGCGGTACGGGATCCACGCTGTGGATCGAGCCGGCGTGGAAGATGCTGCTGTCCAACAAGGCGCTCCTGGCGATCCTGTGGGAGCTCCACCCGGGCCACCCCAACCTGCTCCCCGCCTACCTCGACGGCCCGCGCGAGCTCGCCCGCAGCGGCGGCTGGGTCGCCAAGCCGCTGCTGGGCCGGGAAGGCGCCGGCATCACCGTCCACGAGGCGGGCACGGATCCGGTGCTGCGGGACGAGCCGTGCTGCTACCAGCAGTTGTGCCCGCTCCCGGACTTCGACGGCAACCGCACGGTCCTCGGCGCGTGGGTGGTCGACGGCGAGCCGGCCGGGCTGGGCATCAGGGAGTCGGCGGGGCTCATCACCGACGAGTACGCGCGGTTCCTCCCGCACGTGATCGACGGCTGA
- a CDS encoding DUF4865 family protein, translated as MYAKQYEITLPADYDMGIIRDRVATRGHALDDRAGLALKAYVIRERGVDGSPVNQYAPFYLWNDTAAMSHFLVGGGGFEGVVRDFGRPVVRHWAGVVREAGPARGAVPRAASRRLTQLPAEGPAEAVAAETAALRELAAGHDGVHTAALAVDPHHWQLLRFVLWQEAVPDDEDVTERYEVLHLSAPEL; from the coding sequence GTGTATGCGAAGCAGTACGAGATCACCCTCCCCGCCGACTACGACATGGGGATCATCCGCGACCGCGTCGCCACGCGCGGCCACGCCCTCGACGACCGCGCCGGCCTGGCCCTGAAGGCCTACGTCATCCGCGAGCGCGGCGTGGACGGGTCGCCCGTCAACCAGTACGCACCGTTCTACCTGTGGAACGACACCGCGGCGATGAGCCACTTCCTCGTCGGCGGGGGCGGGTTCGAGGGCGTCGTCCGGGACTTCGGGCGGCCCGTCGTGCGGCACTGGGCCGGGGTCGTCCGTGAGGCCGGGCCCGCGCGGGGTGCGGTGCCGCGGGCGGCGTCCCGGCGGCTGACGCAGCTGCCCGCCGAGGGGCCGGCCGAAGCGGTGGCGGCGGAGACCGCGGCGCTGCGCGAACTGGCGGCCGGGCACGACGGCGTGCACACGGCCGCACTCGCGGTCGACCCGCACCACTGGCAGCTGCTGCGCTTCGTGCTGTGGCAGGAGGCCGTCCCGGACGACGAGGACGTCACCGAACGGTACGAGGTGCTGCACCTGTCCGCGCCGGAGCTCTGA
- a CDS encoding TetR/AcrR family transcriptional regulator codes for MSTSDTSERLIESTRELLWERGYVGTSPKAIQQRAGAGQGSMYHHFSGKPDLALAAIRRTAQEMRGKAEQQLGGPGTAVERITAYLRRERDVLKGCPVGRLTQDPDVMADAALRAPVDETFVWLRGRLAEVLAEGVARGELSAGLDPAVTAATVVAVLQGGYVLARAAGSPAPFEEAVDGVLGLLAAQSA; via the coding sequence ATGAGCACCTCGGACACCTCGGAACGCCTCATCGAGAGCACCCGCGAGCTGCTGTGGGAGCGCGGCTACGTCGGCACCAGCCCCAAGGCCATCCAGCAGCGCGCCGGGGCCGGGCAGGGCAGCATGTACCACCACTTCAGCGGCAAGCCCGACCTCGCACTGGCCGCGATCCGGCGGACGGCGCAGGAGATGCGCGGCAAGGCCGAGCAGCAGCTCGGCGGGCCGGGCACCGCCGTGGAGCGGATCACCGCCTATCTGCGGCGCGAGCGCGACGTGCTCAAGGGGTGCCCGGTCGGGCGGCTGACGCAGGATCCGGACGTGATGGCCGACGCCGCGCTGCGGGCACCGGTGGACGAGACGTTCGTGTGGCTGCGGGGGCGGCTCGCCGAGGTGCTCGCCGAGGGCGTCGCGCGCGGCGAGCTGTCCGCCGGCCTCGACCCGGCGGTCACCGCCGCGACCGTCGTCGCCGTCCTCCAGGGCGGCTACGTCCTGGCCCGCGCCGCCGGTTCGCCGGCGCCGTTCGAGGAGGCCGTCGACGGGGTGCTCGGGCTCCTCGCCGCGCAGTCCGCCTGA
- the rocD gene encoding ornithine--oxo-acid transaminase: MTSTERSIAAAEAHSAHNYHPLPVVVAYAEGAWMTDVEGRRYLDMLAGYSALNFGHGNRRLINAAKAQLDRVTLTSRAFHHDRFAEFCTELAALCGKDMVLPMNTGAEAVETAVKTARKWGYKVKGVPDGRAKIVVAGGNFHGRTTTIISFSTDEEARADYGPYTPGFEIVPYGDLAALEEAVDDNTVAVLLEPIQGEAGVLVPPAGYLPGVRRLTAERGVLFIADEIQSGLGRTGRTFACDHEDVVPDMYVLGKALGGGVVPVSAVVASREVLGVYRPGEHGSTFGGNPLACAVALEVIAMLKSGEFQQRATELGEHLHQELGLLVGGGAVEAVRGRGLWAGIDIAPSHGTGRQISERLMERRVLVKDTHGSTIRIAPPLVISKEDLDWGLDQLRAVLGS, from the coding sequence GTGACTTCCACGGAACGCAGCATCGCCGCCGCCGAGGCCCACAGCGCGCACAACTACCATCCGTTGCCGGTCGTCGTCGCGTACGCGGAGGGCGCCTGGATGACGGACGTCGAGGGACGGCGCTATCTCGACATGCTCGCCGGGTACTCCGCGCTCAACTTCGGCCACGGCAACCGGCGTCTGATCAACGCCGCGAAGGCGCAGCTCGATCGGGTGACGCTGACCTCGCGCGCCTTCCACCACGACCGCTTCGCCGAATTCTGCACCGAGCTCGCCGCGCTGTGCGGCAAGGACATGGTGCTGCCCATGAACACGGGCGCGGAGGCGGTCGAGACGGCCGTGAAGACCGCCCGCAAGTGGGGGTACAAGGTCAAGGGCGTGCCGGACGGCCGGGCGAAGATCGTCGTGGCGGGCGGCAACTTCCACGGCCGCACGACCACGATCATCAGCTTCTCGACGGACGAGGAGGCCCGCGCGGACTACGGCCCGTACACGCCGGGCTTCGAGATCGTCCCCTACGGCGACCTGGCCGCGCTGGAGGAGGCCGTGGACGACAACACGGTCGCCGTGCTGCTGGAGCCGATCCAGGGCGAGGCGGGGGTGCTCGTGCCGCCCGCCGGATACCTGCCGGGCGTGCGGCGGCTGACCGCCGAGCGCGGGGTGCTGTTCATCGCGGACGAGATCCAGTCCGGGCTGGGCCGCACCGGCAGAACGTTCGCGTGCGACCACGAGGACGTCGTCCCCGACATGTACGTACTGGGCAAGGCGCTGGGCGGCGGCGTGGTGCCGGTGTCCGCCGTGGTGGCCTCCCGGGAGGTCCTCGGCGTGTACCGGCCCGGCGAGCACGGCTCGACCTTCGGCGGGAACCCGCTGGCGTGCGCGGTGGCGCTGGAGGTCATCGCGATGCTGAAGTCCGGCGAGTTCCAGCAGCGGGCCACGGAGCTCGGCGAGCACCTCCACCAGGAGCTGGGCCTGCTGGTGGGCGGCGGCGCCGTGGAGGCGGTGCGCGGGCGCGGCCTGTGGGCGGGCATCGACATCGCCCCGTCGCACGGCACGGGCCGGCAGATCTCGGAGCGGCTGATGGAGCGGCGCGTGCTGGTGAAGGACACCCACGGGTCCACGATCCGGATCGCCCCGCCGCTGGTGATCAGCAAGGAGGACCTGGACTGGGGCCTGGACCAGCTGCGGGCGGTGCTGGGCTCCTGA
- the trpS gene encoding tryptophan--tRNA ligase, which translates to MALDRPRALSGIQPTAGSFHLGNYLGAVRQYVALQETHDAFYMVVDLHAITVPQDPKELRANTRLAAAQLLAAGLDPERCTLFVQSHVPEHAQLGWVMNCLTGFGEASRMTQFKDKSAKQGAGATTVGLFTYPILQVADILLYQADAVPVGEDQRQHIELTRDLAERFNGRFGDTFTLPAAHIVRETAKIYDLQDPSAKMSKSTANPKGLINLLDEPKVSAKKIKSAVTDTDTVIRFDPENKPGVSNLLTIYATLTGTGMADLEQKYEGKGYGALKTDLAEVMVDWVTPFRARTQEYLDDPETLDSVLAKGAEKARAVAAETLAQAYDKVGFLPAKH; encoded by the coding sequence ATGGCCCTCGATCGACCGCGCGCTCTCTCCGGTATCCAGCCCACCGCAGGCTCGTTCCACCTGGGGAACTACCTCGGTGCCGTCCGCCAGTACGTGGCCCTGCAGGAGACCCACGACGCCTTCTACATGGTGGTCGACCTGCACGCGATCACCGTGCCGCAGGACCCGAAGGAGCTGCGGGCCAACACCCGCCTCGCCGCGGCCCAGCTGCTCGCCGCCGGCCTCGACCCGGAGCGCTGCACTCTCTTCGTGCAGAGCCACGTCCCCGAGCACGCCCAGCTCGGCTGGGTGATGAACTGCCTCACCGGCTTCGGCGAGGCCTCCCGGATGACGCAGTTCAAGGACAAGTCCGCCAAGCAGGGCGCCGGGGCCACCACGGTCGGCCTGTTCACCTACCCGATCCTCCAGGTCGCCGACATCCTCCTCTACCAGGCGGACGCCGTCCCGGTGGGCGAGGACCAGCGCCAGCACATCGAGCTCACGCGCGACCTGGCCGAGCGCTTCAACGGCCGCTTCGGCGACACCTTCACCCTCCCGGCCGCGCACATCGTCCGCGAGACGGCGAAGATCTACGACCTGCAGGACCCGTCGGCGAAGATGAGCAAGTCGACGGCGAACCCCAAGGGCCTGATCAACCTCCTCGACGAGCCCAAGGTCTCCGCCAAGAAGATCAAGAGCGCGGTCACCGACACCGACACCGTGATCCGCTTCGACCCGGAGAACAAGCCCGGCGTCAGCAATCTGCTCACCATCTACGCCACGCTCACCGGTACGGGAATGGCGGATCTGGAGCAGAAGTACGAGGGCAAGGGCTACGGTGCGCTCAAGACCGACCTCGCCGAGGTCATGGTGGACTGGGTGACGCCCTTCCGCGCCCGCACGCAGGAATATCTCGACGACCCGGAGACGCTGGACTCTGTCCTGGCGAAGGGCGCCGAGAAGGCCCGCGCGGTCGCGGCGGAGACGCTCGCCCAGGCGTACGACAAGGTGGGCTTCCTGCCCGCCAAGCACTGA